One genomic region from Anaeromusa acidaminophila DSM 3853 encodes:
- the deoC gene encoding deoxyribose-phosphate aldolase, with translation MRNLASYIDHTLLKATATPDDIRDLCEEAAMYGFAAVCVNPVYVDLAAHLLAGSGVKVATVVGFPLGANLTWVKEEETRQAVRCKADEIDMVISLGAAKSGQWDAVTNDVHSVVEAAEGKIVKAILETCYLDDDEKCQAALAALRGGAHFVKTSTGFGSGGATVEDIQLLRRTVGDSAQIKASGGIRTLEQVRAMIAAGADRIGASAGVAIMQALQKESS, from the coding sequence ATGCGGAATTTGGCTTCCTATATTGATCATACCTTGCTGAAGGCGACGGCGACTCCCGATGATATCCGGGATCTGTGCGAAGAGGCGGCAATGTATGGTTTTGCCGCCGTGTGCGTCAATCCGGTCTATGTGGATTTAGCGGCGCATCTTTTGGCTGGCAGCGGCGTCAAGGTGGCCACTGTCGTGGGATTTCCTTTAGGCGCTAATTTGACTTGGGTAAAAGAGGAAGAAACGCGCCAAGCAGTACGCTGCAAGGCGGATGAAATCGATATGGTCATTTCCCTAGGGGCGGCGAAGAGCGGCCAATGGGATGCGGTGACCAACGACGTGCATAGCGTCGTAGAGGCGGCGGAAGGTAAAATTGTTAAAGCCATTTTGGAAACCTGCTATCTGGATGATGATGAAAAATGCCAAGCGGCGCTGGCGGCTCTTAGAGGCGGCGCTCATTTTGTAAAAACCTCCACAGGCTTTGGCAGCGGTGGCGCTACGGTAGAAGATATACAGCTGCTGCGCCGGACCGTAGGAGATTCTGCGCAGATCAAAGCTTCCGGCGGTATTCGCACGCTGGAGCAGGTTCGGGCGATGATTGCCGCCGGTGCCGATCGTATTGGCGCTAGTGCGGGCGTGGCTATTATGCAAGCATTACAGAAGGAGTCTTCATGA
- a CDS encoding MBL fold metallo-hydrolase translates to MSAQVHVLASGSTGNATYVALGGAKVLVDAGISARRIQKGLESIGVAVSELDAVVLTHEHRDHVLGLGTLTRRHGVPVYARPAAWQAMKGKDKMEAACCRDLPERLHIGGVDIHTFPISHDAADPVGFNFFHHDVKCSVATDLGFATETVVRALAYSDILVLEANHDVNMLEGGSYPWHLKQRILSNRGHLSNDAAAWLLAKLPKKKQTEVFLAHLSQENNRPQLALETVETILRSQSVGEEENNIRLLLTYPDQMTSL, encoded by the coding sequence ATGAGCGCGCAGGTGCATGTCCTGGCCAGCGGCAGTACGGGGAATGCTACGTACGTCGCCCTGGGCGGAGCCAAGGTGCTTGTGGATGCAGGCATCAGCGCTAGGCGCATTCAAAAAGGCCTGGAATCCATCGGCGTAGCGGTGTCCGAGCTGGACGCCGTGGTATTGACGCATGAGCATCGCGACCATGTGCTGGGGCTGGGAACCTTGACGCGGCGGCACGGCGTGCCGGTGTACGCCCGACCGGCAGCGTGGCAGGCGATGAAGGGCAAGGATAAAATGGAGGCGGCCTGTTGCCGGGACCTGCCGGAGCGCCTACATATCGGCGGCGTGGATATTCACACCTTTCCGATTTCGCATGACGCGGCAGATCCGGTAGGTTTCAATTTTTTTCATCATGACGTGAAATGCAGCGTAGCGACCGACTTGGGTTTTGCGACGGAAACCGTAGTGCGGGCGCTGGCGTATTCGGATATATTGGTACTGGAAGCCAACCATGACGTAAACATGCTGGAAGGAGGCAGCTATCCCTGGCACTTAAAACAGCGTATTTTGAGCAACCGAGGCCATTTGTCCAACGACGCAGCGGCCTGGCTTTTGGCGAAGCTGCCGAAAAAAAAGCAGACCGAAGTGTTTCTGGCTCATCTTAGTCAGGAAAATAACCGACCCCAACTGGCTCTAGAAACGGTAGAAACCATTTTGCGCAGCCAAAGCGTGGGGGAAGAAGAAAACAACATTCGCTTGCTGCTGACGTACCCCGACCAAATGACCAGCTTATGA
- a CDS encoding phosphomannomutase/phosphoglucomutase gives MKHNIYHACDIRGIADRDLDDATVTDIARALGVRLTGKTVVVGGDIRLSTPRLKPILCRELAASGCRVLDIGTVATPVFYYALRQSEAEGGVMITASHNPAPYNGFKLVLGPLPVREEEVAHIASLVGEKACVRAEGSLESWNVADAYLQDTAAKAAPGKLKVVVDAGCGATAPFAPALYSSLGYEVVDLYCEADGNFPGRAPNPALAENLVALGQAVRQHQAALGVAFDGDGDRVGFVDETGAAIDNDLIMVLLARHYLEQKGPGAIIYDAKCSMVVPEAVAQAGGRAVMARAGHTFSKQAFLEEQALFAGEISGHFFLSELGYDDGMFAGLKVCEFVASHGALSSLVSEIPRYPLTPDIRVPYTGADKDALLDEAAAKLAAYQPNRIDGVRLEFADGWGMIRASVTEPLFTLRFEAKSQQRLAEIAELLVQALRLDVGAAVREKIVAAGVSL, from the coding sequence ATGAAACACAACATTTATCACGCCTGCGACATTCGCGGCATTGCCGATCGGGATTTAGACGATGCGACAGTAACGGATATTGCCAGAGCGCTGGGCGTGAGGTTAACCGGAAAAACCGTGGTGGTCGGCGGCGATATTCGCTTGTCTACGCCGCGTTTAAAGCCGATTTTATGCCGGGAACTGGCGGCTTCCGGCTGTCGGGTGCTGGACATTGGCACGGTGGCGACGCCGGTGTTTTATTATGCGCTGCGTCAAAGCGAAGCCGAAGGCGGCGTTATGATTACCGCCAGTCACAATCCGGCGCCCTATAACGGCTTTAAGCTGGTCTTGGGACCGCTGCCGGTGCGAGAAGAAGAGGTAGCTCACATTGCCTCTTTGGTGGGGGAGAAAGCATGCGTGCGTGCAGAGGGTTCGCTGGAAAGCTGGAATGTAGCCGACGCCTATCTGCAGGATACCGCCGCCAAAGCCGCCCCGGGAAAACTGAAAGTAGTTGTCGACGCAGGCTGCGGGGCGACCGCGCCGTTTGCCCCTGCGTTGTATAGTTCTTTGGGGTATGAGGTAGTCGATCTATATTGCGAGGCCGACGGGAATTTTCCCGGACGTGCGCCTAACCCGGCATTAGCGGAAAACCTTGTCGCTTTGGGACAAGCCGTGCGGCAGCATCAAGCGGCGCTGGGCGTAGCCTTTGACGGCGACGGTGATCGCGTAGGCTTTGTTGATGAAACAGGAGCCGCCATTGATAACGATTTGATCATGGTATTGCTGGCGAGGCACTATCTGGAACAAAAAGGGCCTGGCGCGATCATTTATGACGCAAAATGCTCTATGGTGGTGCCGGAAGCAGTGGCGCAAGCGGGCGGCCGAGCCGTTATGGCGCGGGCGGGGCATACCTTCAGCAAACAAGCCTTCCTAGAGGAACAGGCCCTTTTTGCCGGTGAAATCAGCGGTCATTTCTTTCTGTCCGAGCTGGGCTATGACGACGGCATGTTTGCAGGACTCAAAGTCTGCGAATTTGTAGCCAGCCATGGCGCGCTGTCTTCGTTAGTGAGTGAAATACCGCGCTATCCCTTGACTCCGGATATTCGCGTTCCCTATACCGGGGCGGACAAGGATGCGCTTTTGGATGAGGCGGCAGCCAAGCTGGCAGCTTACCAACCTAACCGGATTGATGGCGTGCGTTTGGAATTTGCCGACGGCTGGGGTATGATTCGCGCCTCGGTGACGGAGCCTTTGTTTACGCTCCGCTTTGAAGCGAAATCGCAACAGCGGTTAGCGGAAATTGCGGAACTTCTGGTACAAGCCTTGCGGCTTGACGTAGGTGCGGCGGTGCGCGAGAAGATTGTAGCCGCCGGGGTGTCCTTATGA